The Brachyspira hyodysenteriae ATCC 27164 genome includes a window with the following:
- a CDS encoding aminotransferase class V-fold PLP-dependent enzyme, which yields MKNYYFDNSTTSFPKPKEVAEEMYNFLMNIGGTYGRVNTKRGKETTQKIEECRDLLAENFLGVKDASNIVFTPGATRSINDILIGLDLNNCKILISALEHNAVVRPIHKLSKNKNVEYKIIPSLDGGIVNIEALSEIIKKEKISLVIINMESNISGVIQPIKKIKETIGDIPLLVDATQSVGIHDIKADEWNIDFIAFTGHKGLLGPTGTGGFYVKNPEKLNPAYFGGGFGDGYETPYSIPEIYESGTPNTVGIIGLLAALKNRPNWNINIDDIIYTIKKIEDMNKYKVIWSKNKDTQGFLFSIADIDSSINMSNLAHKLYEDYNIECRYGFHCSFLAHNFYKNDNGALRFSFSPYTTKEDLEYLINVLGK from the coding sequence ATGAAAAATTATTATTTTGATAACTCCACTACTAGTTTTCCAAAGCCGAAAGAAGTTGCAGAAGAAATGTATAATTTTTTAATGAATATAGGCGGAACTTATGGAAGAGTTAATACTAAAAGAGGTAAAGAAACCACTCAAAAAATAGAAGAATGCAGAGATTTATTAGCTGAAAACTTTTTGGGGGTAAAAGATGCCTCAAATATAGTATTTACACCAGGGGCTACAAGATCAATAAATGATATACTTATAGGACTGGATTTAAATAACTGCAAAATCTTAATATCGGCTTTGGAACATAATGCCGTAGTAAGACCAATACATAAATTAAGTAAAAATAAAAATGTAGAGTATAAAATAATACCATCTTTAGATGGAGGAATAGTAAACATAGAAGCGCTTTCTGAAATAATAAAAAAAGAAAAGATATCATTAGTTATTATTAATATGGAAAGTAATATAAGCGGAGTTATACAGCCTATAAAAAAAATAAAAGAAACTATAGGAGATATACCATTACTTGTGGATGCTACCCAATCTGTAGGCATACATGATATAAAAGCAGATGAATGGAATATAGATTTTATAGCTTTTACAGGACATAAGGGACTTCTTGGCCCTACAGGTACAGGAGGTTTCTATGTTAAAAATCCTGAAAAGTTAAATCCGGCATATTTTGGAGGCGGTTTTGGTGATGGCTATGAAACTCCGTATAGTATACCTGAAATATATGAATCTGGTACTCCAAACACTGTTGGAATAATAGGACTTTTAGCAGCATTGAAGAACAGACCTAATTGGAATATTAATATAGATGATATAATTTACACAATAAAAAAAATAGAAGATATGAATAAATATAAAGTTATATGGTCTAAAAATAAAGATACTCAAGGATTTTTATTTTCTATAGCAGATATTGACAGCAGTATAAATATGTCTAATCTTGCTCATAAGCTATATGAAGATTATAATATAGAATGCCGATATGGTTTTCACTGTTCATTTTTAGCCCATAACTTTTATAAAAATGATAACGGTGCTTTACGATTTTCTTTTTCACCTTATACAACGAAAGAAGATTTAGAATATTTAATAAATGTATTAGGAAAGTAA
- the yedF gene encoding sulfurtransferase-like selenium metabolism protein YedF codes for MKTVDARGIPCPKPLILTKTAITNAALNEEIEVLIDDEVAFHNITDFLKNNGITYTNEGKNFKIIKNKDLSSNDTNKEKSSGPVIAVIDKKVMGQGNDELGELLLKAFLGALKDANPKPEALYCYNGGVYLGVEEPYKTLLQELRDAGIKIFFCGTCVKFYELNEIKVEEQTNMLGIIEAMANASAVIRA; via the coding sequence ATGAAAACAGTAGATGCTAGAGGCATACCTTGCCCAAAACCATTAATTTTAACAAAAACTGCAATAACAAATGCTGCTCTTAATGAAGAAATAGAAGTATTGATAGATGATGAAGTGGCATTTCACAATATTACAGACTTTTTAAAAAATAACGGCATAACATATACAAACGAAGGTAAAAATTTCAAGATTATTAAAAATAAAGATTTATCTTCTAATGATACTAATAAAGAAAAATCTTCAGGTCCTGTTATAGCTGTTATAGATAAAAAGGTTATGGGACAGGGAAATGATGAACTTGGCGAATTATTATTAAAAGCATTTTTAGGAGCATTAAAAGATGCTAACCCAAAACCAGAAGCATTATATTGCTATAATGGAGGAGTTTATTTAGGTGTTGAAGAGCCTTATAAAACTTTATTACAAGAATTAAGAGATGCAGGAATAAAAATATTTTTCTGCGGTACTTGTGTTAAATTTTATGAATTAAATGAAATAAAAGTTGAAGAACAAACTAATATGCTTGGTATTATAGAAGCTATGGCTAATGCTTCTGCCGTTATAAGAGCATAA
- a CDS encoding CvpA family protein, protein MFSNIDILLITILAFALIYGLYKGLISTIIPVIAIIITFVIAPLIYNHMSKYFDHSFILKVISLIATYSIIRIILSKVEKSIKDILKIIYLSWVDRIIGAAALLFISTAIIYLIVGIIITLSPENTQIFSKSIIINYIFALFHNVFLSFEQDNYMVHFIYNSIA, encoded by the coding sequence ATGTTTAGTAATATTGATATACTATTAATTACAATATTAGCTTTTGCTTTAATATATGGATTATATAAGGGATTAATATCAACTATAATCCCTGTTATAGCCATAATAATAACATTTGTAATAGCACCATTAATATATAATCATATGTCCAAATATTTTGATCATTCATTTATATTAAAAGTGATATCTTTAATAGCCACCTACTCTATCATTAGAATAATACTTTCAAAAGTTGAAAAAAGTATAAAAGATATACTAAAAATTATATATCTATCTTGGGTGGATAGAATAATTGGAGCAGCAGCATTATTATTTATATCAACAGCTATAATTTATTTGATAGTAGGAATAATTATAACTTTATCTCCTGAAAACACTCAGATATTTTCAAAATCAATTATAATAAATTATATATTTGCTTTATTTCATAATGTATTTTTATCATTTGAACAAGATAATTACATGGTGCATTTTATATATAACTCTATTGCATAA
- a CDS encoding methyl-accepting chemotaxis protein, translating into MNIFSNLIYGYNITVIQLLAPIIGISLMSVFIMIYLLLSIKTKKVTYITISVTLSFIFIYNIISLIIIFLSTYGSKQVNPNLSMVLYLANNIILLVAIVLMPINSKSFISKNKNLMNLNNTVFVIILILSIALIVASIMYPRRFITVTINYYESETNTDSYYIKAVGLFYLFKNYIILLVFLIMFISTLTDMIMNYDYKTNVLMIISIVIALVLIVRYLYLEKTLDNIGFDRIGFAIVISSSFRSISIFSSFAKNALESIKKESVLNNKLHLNLKTLNNIDKISEQLNIIDKNLMDTSMFVFEIDKEAKDAYNIISSKIDSILEANDRLIEAKNSKKNIIKDGLKYTNTIFTFFDKYKSQMQEHFRVLNQTISNMKESDFSNEQIMSLKNELRLIKESFKETSNKFLNAIMDSANQFKDVNSITESIYNTIEYIKSITNKTNLLSINAGIQASKAGFYGKSFSVVAKEIGTLSFEISKGTESIEKMLTDIFAGLVMIENSSFYIKDRCNIIAKEINRISDTIDKFIEEMENNINNDSKKLSHFKSLEQYNEVMSNILVNQNLIVLSIKENISAMLEVQNNLNSKIEYQNQDVYKIFNNFNNVIKSKDDLNEITKKIGNYSSFSHTDIEALSNIINTHRKKSSFTFAPIIALLKKSSNV; encoded by the coding sequence ATGAATATATTTTCAAATTTAATATATGGATATAATATAACAGTAATACAATTATTAGCACCTATAATTGGTATTTCTTTAATGTCAGTTTTTATTATGATATATTTGTTATTATCTATAAAAACAAAAAAAGTTACATATATTACTATTTCAGTTACTTTATCATTTATATTCATATATAATATTATATCTCTTATTATAATATTTTTATCTACTTACGGATCAAAGCAAGTTAATCCAAATTTATCTATGGTGCTGTATTTAGCGAATAATATAATACTGCTTGTAGCAATAGTATTAATGCCTATAAACTCAAAAAGTTTTATATCAAAAAATAAAAATTTGATGAATTTAAATAATACTGTATTTGTAATAATACTTATATTATCTATTGCTTTGATAGTAGCTAGTATAATGTATCCTAGAAGATTCATTACAGTTACAATTAATTATTATGAATCAGAGACTAATACAGATTCATACTATATAAAAGCTGTTGGACTATTTTATCTATTTAAAAATTATATCATTTTATTAGTATTTTTAATTATGTTTATATCTACTTTAACAGATATGATAATGAATTATGATTATAAAACTAATGTACTTATGATTATATCAATAGTTATAGCATTAGTATTAATAGTAAGATATTTATATTTAGAAAAAACTTTGGATAATATTGGTTTTGATAGAATAGGATTTGCTATAGTAATATCATCATCATTCAGATCCATATCTATATTCTCATCTTTCGCTAAAAATGCTTTAGAGTCAATAAAGAAAGAAAGTGTATTAAATAATAAATTGCATCTAAATTTAAAAACATTAAATAACATAGATAAGATATCTGAACAATTAAATATAATAGACAAAAATTTAATGGACACATCTATGTTCGTTTTTGAAATAGATAAAGAAGCAAAAGATGCATATAATATAATAAGCTCTAAAATAGATTCTATTTTGGAAGCAAATGACAGATTGATAGAAGCTAAAAATAGCAAAAAAAATATAATAAAAGACGGATTAAAATATACCAATACTATATTTACATTCTTTGATAAATATAAATCGCAGATGCAGGAACATTTCAGAGTATTAAATCAAACTATTTCTAATATGAAAGAGTCAGATTTCTCTAATGAACAAATAATGTCATTGAAAAATGAATTAAGACTTATAAAAGAAAGTTTTAAAGAAACTTCTAATAAATTTTTAAACGCCATAATGGATTCTGCAAATCAATTTAAAGATGTAAACAGCATTACAGAATCTATATATAATACAATAGAATATATTAAATCAATAACTAATAAAACTAATCTTCTATCCATTAATGCAGGAATTCAAGCATCTAAAGCAGGATTTTATGGTAAAAGTTTCTCAGTAGTAGCAAAAGAAATAGGTACTTTATCCTTTGAAATATCTAAAGGAACAGAATCAATAGAAAAAATGCTTACTGATATATTTGCAGGATTGGTTATGATAGAAAATTCTTCATTTTATATAAAAGACAGATGTAATATAATAGCAAAAGAAATAAATAGAATATCTGATACTATAGATAAATTTATTGAAGAAATGGAAAATAATATAAATAATGATTCTAAAAAATTGAGCCACTTTAAATCTTTAGAGCAGTATAATGAAGTAATGTCAAATATATTGGTAAATCAAAATTTAATAGTTTTATCAATAAAAGAAAATATATCTGCTATGCTTGAGGTTCAAAATAACTTAAATTCTAAAATAGAATATCAGAATCAAGATGTATACAAAATATTTAATAATTTTAATAATGTAATAAAATCTAAAGATGATCTTAATGAAATAACTAAAAAAATAGGAAACTATTCTTCATTCTCTCATACCGATATAGAAGCATTATCAAATATTATTAATACGCATAGAAAGAAAAGCAGCTTTACATTTGCCCCTATAATAGCTTTATTAAAGAAATCATCAAATGTTTAG